Proteins encoded in a region of the Veillonella parvula genome:
- a CDS encoding amidohydrolase: MSVKDFVQQRRDALIAMRRDFHMYPEPAWLEYRSAAKVADRLISLGYDVALGADVLDLDSRMGLPSDEVMKAGMDRAIKEGANPELVEKMGYGKTAIVATMKFGGESPVVAFRVDMDSNDVIEAKEDSHVPTKKGFRSCHDKAMHACGHDAHMTMGLGLAEYLAAHKDEFKGTIKLIFQPAEEGVRGAKAMAEAGVVDDVDLMFGMHIGFNENLSNCFACSDHGFLATTKLDAVFYGYSAHAGGSPEKAQNAMLAGCTAVLNLQAIARHSQGASRMNVGVFESGTGRNVTPDVAVLKLETRGASTEINDYMIERSKTIIKGAAEMHDCTFEITKQGETPAGRISDDLAREVQAIVEPLGIFKEVPFDYSGGGSEDCAYFLNRVIDRGGRATYMVVGSAIKAPHHNPLFDIDEEDMLNGIVALGTIAAHYLK, translated from the coding sequence ATGTCTGTAAAAGATTTCGTGCAACAACGGCGCGATGCGTTAATCGCTATGCGTCGAGATTTTCATATGTACCCTGAACCTGCTTGGCTTGAGTATCGCTCTGCTGCGAAGGTAGCGGATAGGCTTATTTCTTTGGGCTATGATGTGGCGTTGGGGGCAGATGTACTCGATTTAGACTCTCGCATGGGTTTGCCTAGTGATGAGGTCATGAAAGCTGGTATGGATCGAGCCATCAAAGAAGGTGCTAATCCTGAGCTTGTAGAAAAGATGGGTTATGGTAAAACGGCCATTGTTGCAACTATGAAGTTCGGTGGTGAAAGCCCTGTAGTAGCATTTCGTGTAGACATGGACTCTAACGATGTCATCGAAGCTAAAGAGGATAGCCATGTGCCTACAAAGAAAGGATTCCGTTCTTGTCATGATAAAGCGATGCACGCCTGTGGTCATGATGCACATATGACGATGGGGCTAGGCCTAGCTGAATATTTGGCTGCGCACAAGGATGAATTCAAAGGAACTATTAAACTCATTTTCCAACCTGCAGAGGAAGGCGTGCGCGGTGCTAAAGCGATGGCGGAAGCGGGCGTTGTGGATGATGTAGATTTGATGTTCGGCATGCATATTGGGTTTAATGAAAATCTATCCAATTGTTTTGCGTGTAGCGATCATGGCTTCTTAGCGACAACAAAACTTGATGCGGTGTTCTACGGCTATTCTGCTCATGCTGGTGGTTCCCCAGAAAAAGCACAAAATGCAATGCTCGCAGGTTGTACAGCGGTTCTTAACTTACAAGCCATCGCTCGTCATAGTCAAGGCGCCTCTCGCATGAATGTAGGTGTTTTTGAAAGCGGTACAGGCCGCAATGTGACGCCTGATGTGGCAGTTCTTAAACTAGAAACTCGTGGTGCCTCTACAGAAATCAATGACTACATGATTGAACGGTCGAAGACTATTATTAAAGGTGCTGCAGAAATGCACGATTGTACCTTTGAAATCACAAAACAAGGAGAAACTCCGGCAGGTCGCATCAGCGATGATTTAGCTCGTGAAGTACAAGCTATCGTGGAACCACTTGGGATCTTTAAAGAGGTTCCCTTCGATTACAGCGGTGGCGGTAGTGAAGACTGTGCGTACTTCTTGAATCGTGTCATCGATCGCGGTGGTAGAGCGACCTATATGGTTGTGGGATCTGCCATTAAAGCACCGCATCACAATCCGCTCTTTGATATCGATGAAGAAGATATGTTAAACGGTATTGTAGCGTTAGGTACCATTGCAGCTCACTATTTAAAATAA
- a CDS encoding M20 family metallo-hydrolase translates to MIQRERLVKDFEAMAQLTAPGEGINRLAFTDADWAGRQYIIDRMTDAGLSVEIDDFGNVIGYKIGKKPDLPAVMVGSHTDSVPNGGNYDGVVGVLSAIEVIRSMIDDGYEHDHTIAVVSFMCEESGRFGNATLGSKAMRGELTLQDLHHLVDKQGISLYEALKGRNLNPDGIETMAYKRPVKSFTEIHIEQGKVLEHEQKTIGIVTGIAAPERFYVTIRGNADHSGATPMNLRHDALCGASKIILGIEEIASMQEEPPVVGTVGVVEVTPGAMNVIPGAVKLGVDIRSISKVARNSVVTLVKEFIDITAEKRGLSYTIEPIAQDHPVAMHPAMIREIEEAVKSVGVEYMTMPSGAGHDAMHWAEAVPTGMIFIPCRDGISHNPAEFAEMDDIVTGAEVLDKVLRKLSLEETKLV, encoded by the coding sequence ATGATTCAACGAGAGCGATTGGTTAAGGATTTTGAGGCTATGGCCCAATTGACGGCTCCTGGTGAGGGCATTAATCGCCTTGCTTTCACCGATGCAGATTGGGCAGGACGTCAATATATTATAGATCGCATGACTGATGCGGGTTTATCCGTTGAAATAGACGATTTTGGTAATGTCATTGGCTATAAGATTGGTAAGAAACCAGATTTACCAGCTGTTATGGTGGGGTCTCATACGGATAGCGTGCCCAATGGAGGCAATTACGATGGTGTGGTCGGCGTGTTATCTGCTATTGAAGTAATTCGTAGCATGATCGACGATGGTTATGAACATGATCATACCATCGCTGTGGTGTCCTTTATGTGTGAAGAGTCTGGTCGCTTTGGGAATGCTACACTAGGCAGTAAGGCCATGCGCGGTGAATTGACATTACAAGACTTACACCACTTGGTAGATAAACAAGGAATTTCTTTGTACGAAGCCTTGAAAGGTCGTAATTTAAACCCCGATGGGATTGAAACAATGGCATATAAACGACCTGTAAAGTCTTTCACAGAAATCCATATAGAACAAGGCAAGGTACTGGAGCACGAGCAGAAAACGATTGGTATTGTGACTGGTATTGCCGCGCCAGAGCGATTCTATGTGACCATTCGAGGCAATGCCGATCATAGTGGAGCTACGCCGATGAACTTGCGTCATGATGCTCTATGTGGAGCCTCAAAAATCATCCTCGGCATCGAGGAGATTGCATCTATGCAAGAGGAACCACCCGTGGTGGGAACTGTTGGCGTTGTGGAGGTTACACCAGGGGCGATGAATGTCATTCCTGGTGCTGTGAAGCTAGGGGTAGATATTCGCAGTATTTCTAAGGTAGCTCGTAATTCTGTAGTTACTCTTGTTAAAGAATTTATTGACATTACTGCCGAGAAACGTGGATTATCTTATACGATTGAGCCTATTGCACAAGACCATCCAGTAGCTATGCACCCTGCGATGATTCGAGAAATCGAAGAGGCTGTTAAGTCTGTAGGTGTAGAATATATGACTATGCCGAGCGGTGCCGGTCATGACGCGATGCATTGGGCGGAGGCAGTTCCTACGGGAATGATCTTTATTCCATGTCGCGATGGCATCAGTCATAATCCTGCAGAATTTGCTGAAATGGATGATATCGTAACGGGTGCAGAGGTGCTTGATAAGGTGCTTAGAAAACTTAGCTTGGAAGAAACAAAGCTTGTTTAA
- the dcuC gene encoding C4-dicarboxylate transporter DcuC, translating to MVITGIVIVVATFIAIIKQFETRLVLLLSGLLMCFIGGNLGAGTTAFVKELTNPGLVPTICTVLGFSYVMEYTKCTEHMVYFISAGLKKMTKIIIPGAVIITFLINIALPTAAGCAAAVGALLIPALIRSGVHPAMAGSAIFLGTWGSSLSPGLMFNPQVAQLAGVDVMTVIASFSMQAIIGIVVAAILLNIVAIVKKEHTGYVMKHDTVEEGKEFKVNYFYAIIPIIPLVMLVLGSKQVAVIPEVSVPVSMLIGTAIGIIAVRPNVAEAVKKFFRGTGDGMCDVVGLMAAAACFTAGMQLIGLTSALIDGMKNSQQIAQIGAAFGPFLLAVISGSGNAAALAFNGAVTPHAADFGYGIMQLGSMAQLGAGIGRSMSPVAGAGIIIAGLAGINPMEMAKRNAVPCIIATVVIMLLLL from the coding sequence ATGGTTATTACAGGTATTGTTATTGTAGTAGCAACGTTTATCGCTATTATTAAACAGTTTGAAACACGGCTCGTATTATTATTATCGGGATTATTGATGTGCTTTATTGGGGGCAACCTTGGAGCTGGTACGACAGCCTTTGTAAAAGAACTTACAAATCCAGGTCTTGTACCGACTATCTGTACGGTACTTGGCTTTAGCTACGTTATGGAATATACAAAATGTACGGAGCATATGGTGTATTTCATTTCCGCAGGGCTTAAAAAGATGACTAAAATCATCATCCCAGGTGCCGTTATTATTACATTCTTAATTAATATTGCACTGCCTACAGCGGCAGGCTGTGCCGCTGCCGTAGGTGCGCTATTGATTCCGGCTTTAATTCGTTCTGGTGTGCACCCAGCGATGGCTGGTTCTGCTATCTTCTTAGGTACATGGGGGAGCTCCTTGAGCCCAGGGCTTATGTTCAACCCTCAAGTAGCGCAACTGGCAGGCGTAGACGTAATGACAGTTATTGCGAGCTTCTCCATGCAAGCCATTATCGGTATCGTAGTGGCCGCTATTTTGCTTAATATCGTTGCTATCGTTAAGAAGGAGCATACAGGGTATGTGATGAAACATGATACTGTAGAGGAAGGTAAAGAGTTTAAGGTAAATTACTTCTATGCTATTATCCCTATCATTCCACTTGTTATGCTTGTACTTGGTAGTAAACAAGTAGCGGTGATTCCAGAAGTTTCCGTTCCCGTTTCCATGCTCATCGGTACAGCGATTGGTATCATTGCCGTGCGTCCTAATGTGGCAGAAGCTGTTAAGAAGTTCTTCCGCGGTACTGGAGATGGTATGTGTGATGTAGTGGGCCTTATGGCTGCAGCAGCATGCTTTACAGCAGGGATGCAACTCATTGGACTTACAAGTGCGCTCATCGATGGTATGAAGAACTCTCAACAAATCGCCCAAATCGGGGCAGCCTTTGGTCCATTCTTGTTGGCTGTTATCTCTGGTTCTGGTAATGCAGCAGCTCTTGCTTTTAATGGTGCTGTCACACCTCATGCAGCAGACTTTGGTTATGGCATTATGCAACTCGGTTCCATGGCTCAATTGGGTGCTGGTATCGGTCGCAGTATGAGCCCTGTAGCTGGTGCAGGTATCATCATTGCAGGACTGGCAGGTATTAACCCTATGGAAATGGCGAAACGCAATGCTGTGCCTTGTATTATTGCGACTGTAGTCATTATGCTATTGTTACTATAA
- a CDS encoding LysR family transcriptional regulator, with protein sequence MDTKDCTILKTLAEENNITYAARRLFMTQPALSERIKKLEKEFNCPIINRQARGVEFTYQGQRLVRYAEDLLNSYTTVRQELLAMGTEPRGTLNLGCSNVFAKYHIPHILSTFKEAYPHIDIIMYTGLSYKLYHDFLEGRLHAAIIRGAHTWTESKEHIWSEPFCFFNKTPCTIEDLPHLPYIHYQTDPNLQQTIDDWWYSHYSQPPMRTIEVNDIDTCMKLVNQGLGFTILTKSCGNDYPTLYKETLKSLDNHIMTRDTWMYTRHSALESKPVQAFYSFMKSWANTRN encoded by the coding sequence ATGGACACGAAAGATTGTACAATTTTAAAAACCTTAGCAGAGGAAAATAATATTACCTATGCGGCGCGTCGTTTGTTTATGACGCAACCTGCATTGAGTGAACGGATAAAAAAATTAGAAAAGGAATTCAACTGTCCCATCATCAACCGACAAGCTCGGGGGGTGGAGTTTACCTATCAGGGGCAGCGTCTTGTACGCTACGCCGAAGATTTGCTCAACTCCTATACTACGGTACGTCAAGAGTTGTTAGCGATGGGGACTGAACCACGGGGTACCTTGAACCTAGGATGCTCCAATGTATTCGCCAAGTACCATATTCCTCATATCTTATCGACCTTTAAAGAGGCTTATCCTCATATCGATATCATCATGTATACAGGTCTAAGCTATAAGCTGTATCATGACTTCCTTGAAGGGCGCCTACATGCAGCCATCATCCGCGGTGCCCACACTTGGACAGAGTCAAAGGAACATATTTGGTCTGAACCATTCTGTTTCTTCAATAAAACACCTTGCACAATAGAAGATTTGCCACATTTACCGTATATTCACTATCAAACAGATCCTAATTTACAACAAACTATTGATGATTGGTGGTATTCTCACTACTCACAACCACCAATGCGCACCATCGAGGTGAACGATATCGATACCTGTATGAAGCTCGTCAATCAAGGGCTTGGTTTTACCATTTTAACCAAAAGCTGTGGCAATGATTATCCTACTTTATACAAGGAGACCTTAAAGTCCTTAGATAATCATATTATGACGCGCGACACCTGGATGTACACACGTCATAGTGCACTTGAGTCGAAACCAGTGCAGGCATTTTACAGCTTTATGAAAAGCTGGGCCAATACGAGAAACTAA
- a CDS encoding hydratase encodes MVELISNGVFLYHGVDIVPADSSAALDQQEVFNKERAYKETMAYRILMDHQQHEGDQDLRIKFDALTSHDITYVGIIQTAIASGLDKFPIPYILTNCHNSLAAVGGTINEDDHVFGLSAVQRFGGVYVPPHLAVIHQYMRETMAGCGKMILGSDSHTRYGALGTMAIGEGGPELVKQLLGRTYDVQRPKVIAIYLDGKPKHGVGPQDVALAIEKAVFKNGFVKNKVMEFVGPGIEHLSMDFRNGIDVMTTETTCLTTIWRTDNTTKDFLTLHGRGDAYKELNPGDVAYYDGLVKVNLDEVESMIAMPFHPSNVYTIKEINEGGRDLLAEIERQAVEQLDNKSLSLQLPEKHFDGKLHLDQGIIVGCSGGLYENIMQAANIVRGKSVGSGRFAFSVYPSSQPIYLELMKNGALVDLMSAGAIVRTAFCGPCFGAGDTPNNTGLSGRHATRNFPNREGSKPGNGQISSVALLDSRSVAATAINGGALTAATDIDYDDVVPAYHYDDKPYESKVYSGFNEPKKNTELIYGPSIKPWPAIKELTPNVLLKVVAYIDDPVTTTDELIPSGETSSFRSDPYALSEFALSRKVPEYVGRAKTVRDWEKSRQEGESTVELVAAYEEVKQALGLSESVEDMAKSTAVSSMVYANRPGDGSAREQAASCQRVLGGGANIAIEYATKRYRSNVINWGMLPFVTSEEDSKTMVVGDYVYVPNVRDQLFSDSDDYTAYVISGGAKKAEITLHLGHLSDEEKDIIAAGCLINYYANCKA; translated from the coding sequence ATGGTTGAGTTAATTTCAAATGGTGTATTTTTATATCACGGTGTAGATATCGTTCCAGCCGATTCTAGTGCTGCTCTTGATCAACAAGAAGTTTTTAATAAAGAGCGCGCCTACAAGGAAACGATGGCGTACCGTATTTTAATGGACCACCAACAACATGAAGGTGATCAAGATTTACGCATTAAATTTGATGCCCTAACATCTCACGATATTACATACGTTGGTATCATTCAAACGGCCATTGCCAGTGGTCTAGATAAATTTCCAATCCCTTACATTTTGACTAACTGTCATAACAGTTTGGCTGCTGTAGGGGGCACAATTAATGAAGATGACCATGTATTTGGGCTATCCGCAGTACAACGATTCGGTGGCGTCTATGTACCGCCTCATCTTGCCGTTATTCACCAATATATGCGTGAAACTATGGCCGGTTGTGGCAAGATGATCCTCGGCTCCGATAGCCATACTCGCTATGGTGCGCTTGGTACGATGGCGATTGGTGAAGGGGGACCGGAGCTTGTAAAACAATTGCTTGGTCGTACCTATGATGTACAACGACCAAAGGTTATCGCTATTTACCTCGACGGCAAACCTAAACATGGCGTTGGTCCACAAGACGTGGCCCTTGCTATTGAAAAGGCGGTATTCAAAAATGGGTTCGTAAAAAATAAAGTCATGGAATTCGTAGGACCTGGCATTGAACACTTGTCCATGGACTTCCGTAATGGCATCGATGTAATGACTACAGAGACTACATGTCTTACAACGATTTGGAGAACAGACAATACTACAAAAGACTTCTTAACACTCCATGGTCGTGGTGATGCATACAAAGAGCTAAACCCTGGTGATGTAGCTTACTATGATGGCCTTGTAAAAGTAAACCTTGATGAGGTGGAAAGCATGATTGCTATGCCATTCCATCCAAGCAATGTATATACTATCAAGGAAATTAACGAAGGTGGTCGTGATTTATTAGCAGAAATCGAACGACAAGCTGTTGAGCAATTAGATAATAAATCCTTGTCTTTACAATTGCCTGAAAAACATTTTGACGGCAAATTGCATTTAGATCAAGGTATCATCGTAGGGTGCTCTGGTGGTTTATATGAAAACATTATGCAAGCGGCTAACATCGTACGCGGTAAGAGCGTAGGTTCCGGTCGTTTCGCATTTAGCGTTTATCCTTCTAGCCAACCAATTTACTTAGAACTTATGAAAAATGGTGCTCTTGTAGATCTTATGAGTGCTGGTGCCATCGTGCGTACAGCTTTCTGCGGGCCATGCTTTGGTGCAGGTGATACACCTAACAATACTGGACTCAGTGGTCGTCATGCGACACGAAACTTCCCGAATCGCGAAGGTTCTAAACCTGGTAACGGACAAATTTCTTCCGTTGCACTTCTCGACTCCCGTTCCGTAGCGGCTACTGCTATTAACGGTGGTGCATTAACTGCGGCTACTGATATCGATTATGATGATGTAGTACCAGCTTACCACTATGATGATAAACCTTATGAAAGCAAAGTATATAGCGGCTTCAATGAGCCTAAAAAAAATACTGAACTCATTTATGGACCATCCATTAAACCTTGGCCAGCTATTAAAGAATTGACCCCAAATGTATTGCTCAAAGTAGTTGCCTATATCGATGACCCTGTAACGACTACGGATGAGTTGATTCCATCTGGTGAAACATCTTCCTTCCGTTCAGATCCATATGCATTGTCTGAATTTGCCTTGAGCCGTAAGGTTCCTGAATATGTAGGTCGTGCTAAAACCGTTCGCGATTGGGAAAAATCTCGTCAAGAAGGTGAAAGTACAGTAGAGTTAGTCGCTGCATACGAAGAGGTTAAGCAAGCTCTTGGCTTGTCAGAATCTGTAGAAGATATGGCTAAGTCTACAGCTGTTTCCAGCATGGTATATGCTAATCGTCCGGGTGATGGCTCTGCTCGTGAGCAAGCAGCATCCTGTCAACGTGTATTGGGTGGCGGTGCTAATATCGCTATTGAATATGCTACAAAACGTTATCGCAGCAATGTAATTAACTGGGGCATGTTACCGTTCGTAACTAGCGAAGAAGACTCTAAAACTATGGTCGTAGGCGACTATGTATATGTGCCAAATGTGCGTGACCAATTATTCTCTGACTCCGATGATTACACAGCATATGTTATCAGTGGAGGTGCGAAGAAAGCAGAAATCACATTACATTTAGGGCACCTCAGCGATGAAGAAAAAGATATTATCGCAGCAGGGTGTCTCATCAACTACTATGCAAATTGCAAAGCGTAA
- a CDS encoding 2-methylaconitate cis-trans isomerase PrpF family protein, giving the protein MNGYKEIPVTYMRGGTSKGAYLLKDTLPTDPAARDRMILDLYGSPDARQINGIGGADPLTSKVAIVNPSDRDDADIDYAFGYVGIADAVVDYEGNCGNISAGAGVFAIMEGFVKAVEPETVVRIFNTNTNKVIEAHVPVRDGKPVIDGDFAIDGVPGTGARITLYFLEPGGSKTGKLLPTGNVQDTITLADGRTIQVSLVDAANPAVFVKATDLGYEGTELPAFTETDGGVLLNTLEDIRTTAAVMMGLAPSKEAASPAVPKVCMVSAPQTYVASDGRTIKGNSIDIVARTKALAVMHKAYAVTGGICTATAALITGTVANEVVSERAKETNQVTLAHPSGKFDFEICLTKDKGWHVEKAGVARTARPIMKGIAYVKGE; this is encoded by the coding sequence ATGAACGGGTATAAAGAAATTCCTGTTACTTATATGCGCGGCGGTACTAGTAAAGGGGCGTATCTGTTAAAAGATACGCTTCCAACTGACCCAGCTGCTCGGGATCGTATGATTTTAGATTTATATGGCTCTCCCGATGCGCGTCAAATTAATGGTATCGGTGGTGCCGATCCATTGACGAGCAAGGTAGCTATCGTAAACCCTTCTGACCGCGATGATGCGGATATCGACTACGCCTTTGGTTATGTCGGTATCGCTGATGCGGTGGTAGATTACGAAGGTAATTGTGGCAATATTTCTGCTGGTGCAGGGGTATTTGCTATTATGGAAGGCTTTGTGAAAGCCGTAGAACCAGAAACAGTGGTTCGCATCTTTAACACAAATACAAATAAGGTTATCGAAGCTCACGTGCCAGTCCGAGATGGTAAACCTGTTATTGACGGTGATTTTGCTATCGATGGTGTACCTGGTACAGGTGCTCGTATTACATTATATTTCTTGGAACCTGGCGGTTCTAAGACAGGTAAGCTACTACCAACAGGCAATGTACAAGACACAATTACATTGGCTGATGGTCGCACAATCCAAGTCAGTCTCGTAGATGCAGCTAATCCAGCTGTATTTGTAAAGGCTACAGACCTTGGTTATGAAGGCACGGAATTACCGGCTTTCACAGAAACGGATGGCGGTGTATTACTCAATACACTTGAAGATATTCGCACTACTGCAGCTGTAATGATGGGACTTGCTCCATCTAAAGAGGCTGCTAGTCCTGCAGTTCCAAAGGTATGCATGGTGTCCGCACCACAAACCTACGTGGCAAGCGATGGTCGAACTATCAAGGGGAATAGTATAGACATCGTGGCGCGTACAAAGGCACTAGCTGTAATGCATAAAGCGTATGCTGTTACAGGTGGTATTTGTACAGCTACAGCAGCGCTTATTACGGGTACGGTGGCGAACGAAGTAGTGAGCGAACGTGCTAAAGAAACGAATCAAGTTACTTTAGCGCATCCATCAGGGAAATTTGATTTCGAAATATGCCTAACCAAAGATAAGGGTTGGCATGTGGAGAAGGCGGGCGTCGCTAGAACGGCGCGACCGATTATGAAAGGCATAGCTTATGTTAAAGGAGAGTAA
- a CDS encoding anion permease: MNKLLKIAIMFAIPLAMWFITPPEGLSVGAWRLLGFYLMAIVGLVVKPWPAPIILLLSIAGSAIFLNATKNVLSGYASTTVWLVFSAFSLSVAFVKTGLGRRIAYLLIKSLGHTTLRLGYVTALLDLIISPVTPSNTARCGGIVFPIMNSVAKALGSEPGESAKKAGSYLMVNTYMVTKVTSLMFATAMAPNLLAADYMNKILGVDINWGLWALALVVPGLVMLLITPALVYYLDKPSIQHIDSHAIADEGLKELGPMSGREKSLIAIFILALVGWALPSILTQGFGIKFSLDATAVAIVAMVAALVTGVIKWEDMLESKGAWNTLIWFGGIIGMSSALSKVKFFEWLADFMGTHFNFGDNPMLALIIIGAISIAVRYLFASGSAYVVAMLPVFLTVGKVAGVNPMALSLLLAATNSYGGALTHYGGAAAPIVFGAGYNTVKSWWIIGGIFAIMCFIVNLTVGYAWWEILGIL; the protein is encoded by the coding sequence ATGAATAAGCTACTTAAAATTGCAATTATGTTTGCCATTCCTCTGGCAATGTGGTTCATTACACCGCCAGAAGGTTTGAGCGTTGGAGCTTGGCGACTGCTAGGTTTCTATTTAATGGCTATCGTTGGTCTTGTTGTTAAACCTTGGCCAGCACCAATTATCTTGTTATTATCTATTGCAGGTTCTGCAATTTTCTTGAATGCTACGAAAAACGTATTGTCTGGCTATGCATCTACCACAGTATGGTTAGTATTCTCTGCGTTCTCCCTCAGTGTGGCGTTCGTAAAAACAGGCCTTGGCCGTCGTATTGCGTACCTATTGATTAAATCCTTAGGTCACACTACATTGCGTCTTGGCTATGTAACTGCTTTATTAGATCTTATTATTTCCCCAGTAACACCTTCCAACACAGCACGTTGTGGCGGTATCGTGTTCCCAATCATGAACTCTGTAGCAAAAGCGTTAGGTTCTGAGCCTGGTGAAAGCGCTAAAAAAGCTGGTTCTTACCTCATGGTTAACACATACATGGTAACTAAGGTAACAAGCTTGATGTTCGCTACAGCAATGGCACCAAACTTATTGGCTGCTGACTACATGAACAAAATCCTCGGTGTAGATATTAACTGGGGCCTTTGGGCATTAGCACTCGTAGTACCAGGTCTTGTAATGCTTCTCATTACACCTGCTTTGGTATACTACTTAGACAAACCATCTATTCAACACATCGACTCTCATGCGATTGCTGATGAAGGTTTGAAAGAACTTGGACCTATGTCTGGTCGCGAGAAATCTCTTATTGCTATCTTTATTCTTGCCTTAGTTGGCTGGGCGTTGCCTTCCATCTTGACGCAAGGCTTTGGCATTAAATTCTCCCTTGATGCAACAGCAGTAGCTATCGTAGCCATGGTAGCAGCGCTTGTAACAGGCGTAATCAAATGGGAAGATATGCTTGAATCCAAAGGTGCTTGGAACACATTGATCTGGTTCGGTGGTATCATCGGTATGTCCAGTGCGTTGTCCAAGGTTAAATTCTTTGAATGGTTAGCTGACTTTATGGGGACACACTTCAACTTCGGCGACAACCCGATGTTGGCTCTTATTATCATCGGCGCTATCAGTATCGCTGTTCGTTACTTGTTCGCTTCTGGTAGTGCGTATGTAGTTGCAATGCTTCCAGTATTCCTTACTGTAGGTAAAGTAGCGGGTGTAAACCCAATGGCGTTGTCCTTGTTACTAGCTGCTACAAACTCCTACGGTGGTGCGTTGACTCACTACGGCGGTGCAGCGGCTCCAATCGTATTTGGTGCTGGTTACAACACAGTTAAAAGCTGGTGGATTATCGGTGGTATCTTCGCTATCATGTGCTTCATCGTAAACCTTACAGTGGGCTACGCATGGTGGGAAATTCTTGGTATCCTATAA
- a CDS encoding MFS transporter, with translation METWKRTVYICAFCIFFMSLGVSQVSPILPLYFHEMGLSDTGSIAQWSGASMGITFLIVCLAAPFWGRLADRKGRKITLIRSSLGMAICSILLGFQTTPEGVFLVRTLQGLVSGFYPASVTLIASETPQNHTGWALGIIGSFSLAGSLAGPLVGGYLSDVVGIRNDFFIIGALMLISFGLTAMLVHENYVPKPLVEKQTFRNLKTHLPEFSSLVALSATSFLYAISVTAISPIMTVYIKGMLPSNTENIAFISGAVFSAMGIAQFFSSSPLGKLVDRIGPRKVLIYSMIYVGLLNIPQAYVDSVYVLGFIRFLQGFGLGGMLPALNTYLASKTPKEYTGQIFSYNQSCLSMGYFLGSFGGSIVAAQFGFTTLFWACSLTFIGAALWVALKLK, from the coding sequence TTGGAAACGTGGAAACGAACGGTGTACATTTGCGCATTCTGCATATTCTTCATGTCCCTCGGGGTTAGTCAGGTAAGCCCTATTCTTCCTCTATACTTCCATGAAATGGGCTTAAGCGATACAGGATCGATAGCACAATGGTCCGGTGCCTCCATGGGCATCACCTTCCTCATTGTCTGCTTAGCAGCTCCCTTCTGGGGCCGATTAGCAGACCGTAAGGGACGTAAGATTACCCTCATACGCTCTAGTCTTGGTATGGCTATATGTAGTATATTATTGGGCTTTCAGACTACACCAGAAGGTGTGTTCCTCGTTCGTACATTGCAAGGGTTAGTAAGCGGTTTTTACCCCGCATCGGTAACACTTATCGCGTCAGAAACACCGCAAAACCATACAGGTTGGGCTCTAGGGATTATAGGATCCTTTAGCCTTGCAGGCTCACTAGCCGGTCCGCTTGTAGGAGGGTATCTCAGTGATGTAGTAGGTATTCGAAATGACTTCTTTATCATCGGGGCCCTTATGCTTATCTCTTTTGGCTTGACGGCAATGCTGGTACATGAAAACTATGTTCCAAAGCCACTTGTTGAGAAGCAAACCTTTAGAAATCTAAAAACTCACTTACCTGAGTTTTCTAGTTTAGTCGCTTTATCTGCAACCTCCTTCCTGTATGCCATTTCGGTTACCGCCATCTCCCCCATTATGACGGTTTACATTAAAGGAATGCTACCAAGCAATACGGAAAATATAGCCTTTATTTCTGGTGCTGTGTTCTCTGCCATGGGTATCGCCCAATTCTTTAGTAGCTCTCCACTCGGGAAATTAGTAGACCGTATAGGCCCTAGAAAGGTGCTCATCTACTCGATGATCTATGTAGGTCTACTCAATATACCGCAAGCCTATGTGGACTCTGTGTATGTACTTGGGTTTATCCGTTTCTTGCAAGGTTTTGGGCTAGGTGGTATGTTACCTGCGCTCAATACCTATTTAGCATCAAAAACACCTAAGGAATATACGGGACAAATATTCTCGTACAATCAGTCTTGTTTGTCTATGGGTTACTTTCTAGGCTCCTTTGGTGGTTCCATTGTAGCCGCTCAATTTGGCTTCACAACCCTTTTCTGGGCATGTAGCCTTACCTTTATCGGCGCTGCACTATGGGTTGCGTTAAAACTAAAGTAA